Proteins encoded together in one Nitrospirota bacterium window:
- a CDS encoding GTP-binding protein — protein sequence MAKAKYERRKPHVNIGTIGHVDHGKTTLTAALTKVSADKGMAKFISYDEVAKASESQGR from the coding sequence ATGGCGAAGGCGAAATATGAGCGGCGGAAGCCGCATGTGAATATCGGGACGATCGGACATGTGGACCACGGCAAGACGACGTTGACCGCGGCCTTGACCAAGGTGAGCGCGGATAAGGGTATGGCCAAGTTCATCAGCTACGACGAAGTGGCGAAGGCGAGCGAAAGCCAGGGTCGG